One Triplophysa rosa linkage group LG21, Trosa_1v2, whole genome shotgun sequence DNA segment encodes these proteins:
- the fbxl5 gene encoding F-box/LRR-repeat protein 5 — translation MALFPDEVDVFTGPHWRMKQLVGLYSEKLSKTNFSNIRDFRSFLQSLLATFKEFKMHEQIENECIMDLLQQRSQTVYHVHADNKLSEMLTLFEKGLRSVKSEYEQLNYARQLKERLEAFTQDFLPHMKEEEEVYQPMLMEYFSYEELKAIKRQVMLQHSSTQSWSSAADVLKGLNLWTQAEELHKAFKYSDHEKTEDERDGEGVSIFALPQEVVLRVFRYLGPEDLCRCGQVCSTWAQVVKTGSLWRHLYPVRWARSDYYCGPPGDLDQEPDEDLVKSLQDEGRAYQEWDEDADVDESEEASEGCPAISAVQREKTLLNGMIQNLLPTVGPSVRSLSLAYSSAVSSKMVRQILSFCPNLTHLDLTQTDVSDSAFDSWAEFGACRSLEHLDLSGCDKITDRTLKILSFGLGDLTAHANSSRSKLLKAPPSPIKLQEEHSLPPMGRSCQELIFKRRPGGRGSGCGPVHVWVLDPAELADIEDTADWSRRGGVVSQESGRGSVLELQGGGGSCCCRRSQRRSFRTGFSSSHWQYSSVGDARCGHSTCCTSDMALWTVREQCDTPATGGAVDFRTKCSFEGDSCPKRHKRTDQSGACRALGFLSLSGCCQITDLGLRCLSQRGGLPQLEHLNLSGCLLITGAGLHELVSVCPALNMEHFYYCDNINGPHADTASGCQNLQCGFRACCRSGE, via the exons ATGGCTCTGTTTCCCGATGAGGTGGATGTTTTTACAGGACCACACTGGCGCATGAAGCAGCTGGTGGGACTTTACAGTGAGAAG CTGTCAAAGACCAACTTCTCCAACATCAGAGATTTCCGCTCGTTCCTGCAGTCGCTGCTCGCCACCTTCAAAGAGTTTAAGATGCACGAGCAGATCGAGAACGAATGCATCATGGATCTGCTGCAGCAGCGCAGTCAGACGGTTTATCACGTGCACGCTGACAACAAACTGTCTGAGATGCTGACGCTCTTCGAGAAGGGACTACGCAGTGTcaag AGCGAGTACGAGCAGCTGAATTACGCTCGGCAGCTGAAGGAGCGACTGGAGGCGTTCACGCAAGATTTCCTTCCTCACAtgaaggaggaagaggag GTGTATCAGCCCATGCTGATGGAGTATTTCTCATACGAGGAGCTGAAGGCTATAAAGAGGCAGGTGATGTTACAGCACAGCAGTACTCAGTCCTGGAGCTCAGCCGCTGACGTGCTGAAGGGTTTGAACCTGTGGACTCAGGCCGAGGAGCTGCACAAGGCCTTCAAATACTCCGATCACGAGAAGACCGAGGACG AGCGGGACGGCGAGGGCGTGTCTATCTTCGCTCTGCCTCAGGAGGTTGTGTTGAGGGTTTTTCGGTATCTGGGTCCGGAGGATCTCTGTCGCTGTGGGCAGGTGTGCAGCACGTGGGCGCAGGTGGTAAAGACGGGCTCGCTCTGGAGACACCTGTATCCCGTCCGCTGGGCTCGAA GTGATTATTATTGCGGTCCTCCGGGAGATCTGGACCAGGAGCCGGATGAGGATTTGGTAAAGAGCCTCCAGGATGAAGGACGGGCCTATCAGGAATGGGACGAGGATGCAGACGTTGATGAATCAG AGGAGGCATCTGAGGGCTGTCCCGCTATTAGTGCGGTTCAGAGAGAGAAGACACTGCTCAACGGAATGATCCAGAACCTCCTGCCCACCGTCGGCCCATCTGTGCGCTCTCTCAGTCTGGCCTACAGCTCGGCCGTCTCCAGTAAGATG GTGCGACAGATTCTCAGTTTCTGCCCAAATCTGACTCACCTGGACCTCACACAGACTGACGTGTCCGACTCCGCCTTTGACAG cTGGGCGGAGTTTGGGGCGTGTCGTTCTTTGGAGCACCTCGATCTGTCGGGCTGTGACAAAATCACCGACCGCACGTTGAAGATTCTGTCCTTCGGCTTGGGCGACCTAACGGCCCACGCAAACTCCAGCAGAAGCAAGTTGCTGAAAGCCCCGCCCTCTCCAATCAAACTTCAGGAAGAGCATTCCCTTCCACCAATGGGACGCAGCTGCCAGGAGCTGATTTTCAAGCGAAGGCCCGGTGGGCGTGGCTCGGGCTGCGGCCCCGTTCACGTGTGGGTTCTGGATCCAGCAGAACTAGCCGACATCGAGGACACTGCTGATTGGAGCAGACGAGGAGGCGTGGTTTCCCAGGAAAGTGGGCGTGGGAGTGTGTTAGAGCTGCAGGGAGGGGGCGGATCCTGCTGCTGCAGGAGGAGCCAGAGGCGGAGCTTCAGGACTGGTTTTAGCTCCTCCCACTGGCAGTACAGTTCTGTGGGAGACGCCCGGTGTGGTCACTCCACCTGCTGTACCTCTGATATGGCTCTCTGGACTGTGAGAGAGCAGTGTGACACGCCTGCCACAGGGGGCGCTGTTGATTTTCGGACTAAATGCTCGTTTGAGGGCGACTCTTGTCCCAAGCGTCACAAAAGGACTGACCAATCAGGAGCCTGTCGGGCGCTCGGGTTCCTCAGCCTGTCTGGATGCTGTCAGATCACAGACCTCGGCCTGAG GTGTCTCTCGCAGCGAGGTGGTCTTCCTCAACTGGAGCATCTGAATCTGTCTGGCTGTCTGCTCATCACAGGGGCGGGGCTACACGAGCTGGTGTCTGTTTGCCCCGCCCTCAACATGGAGCACTTCTACTACTGTGACAACATTAATg GTCCGCATGCAGACACGGCCAGTGGATGTCAGAACCTGCAGTGTGGCTTCCGAGCCTGCTGCCGGTCTGGAGAATGA
- the ftr92 gene encoding tripartite motif-containing protein 16, with product MEREPRPPVCSGCLRDPQINFCPQCEQTSTSGTDPDQAESLERADPDQSVASVVERLERTDLQTDEGADVECDACAVRQVKVMKSCLGRLASRCDAHLETHADLRTRETQTCSRHDRPLEEYCRFDQMRVCFLCILDEHKGHDAVSVASGRAEKRTQLEETVKKVTDREAELNDVKKAADILMNLSEATEEAGERIFTELTDFIQSSHTEAMTLIQNHMRAEMNRIHRHVDGLEEKISELKSEHSEPRRLSDTEHHVSYLQRDDFSSRTINPQFSFGEVIKSLSSLTQQIRDIWTLEIRRISSAVKRDQILLPSEPKTREDFLQFLVPLSLDPNTAHRNLSLTDQNRTVVCSTESQPYPEHPERFQWWAQVLTSEGLTGRCYWEVIWTGLYGVDVAVAYKDIKRTGDRDDSGFGYNRYSWSLDCSEFRCALVHDNTETAMTGAVSHRIGVYLDHRAGLLSFYSITDTMTLLHRVHNHFTQPLYPGFGLFQGSSLILSGPEFIAMPQKSQMKK from the exons ATGGAAAGAGAGCCGCGCCCACCCGTGTGTTCGGGTTGCCTTCGGGACCCTCAGATCAACTTCTGCCCTCAGTGTGAACAGACATCCACATCTGGGACTGATCCGGATCAAGCCGAGAGTCTGGAGAGAGCAGATCCGGATCAGTCCGTTGCTTCAGTTGTCGAGAGATTGGAGAGGACAGATCTGCAGACAGATGAAGGTGCAGATGTGGAGTGTGACGCCTGCGCTGTTAGACAAGTGAAAGTTATGAAGTCATGTCTGGGACGTTTGGCCTCGCGCTGTGACGCTCATCTCGAGACCCACGCTGATCTGAGAACACGTGAAACACAGACGTGCTCTCGGCATGACAGACCTCTGGAGGAGTACTGTCGCTTTGATCAGATGcgtgtttgttttctgtgtatTCTGGATGAGCACAAGGGTCACGATGCGGTGTCGGTCGCCTCAGGGAGAGCAGAGAAACGG ACACAGCTGGAAGAAACCGTGAAGAAGGTCACAGATCGAGAGGCTGAACTGAATGACGTCAAGAAGGCTGCGGATATTCTCATG AACCTGAGTGAAGCCACGGAAGAAGCGGGAGAGCGAATCTTCACAGAACTGACGGACTTTATCCAGTCGAGTCACACAGAGGCCATGACGCTGATCCAGAATCACATGAGAGCTGAGATGAACCGAATCCATCGACACGTAGACGGTCTGGAAGAGAAGATTTCTGAACTAAAGAGCGAACATTCAGAGCCGAGACGGCTTTCAGACACTGAACATCACGTCTCTTACCTTCAG CGCGATGACTTCTCCAGTCGGACCATTAACCCCCAGTTCTCTTTTGGTGAGGTCATTAAATCTCTCTCCTCATTAACGCAACAAATACGAGACATTTGGACACTGGAAATCAGAAGGATAAGCTCTGCAG TGAAAAGAGATCAAATCCTGCTGCCCTCTGAACCCAAGACCAGAGAAGACTTTCTACAAT TTCTGGTTCCTCTGAGTCTGGATCCAAACACGGCTCACAGGAATCTCAGTCTAACCGATCAGAACCGAACCGTGGTGTGCAGTACAGAATCTCAGCCTTACCCGGAACATCCCGAGCGTTTCCAATGGTGGGCGCAGGTGCTGACCAGCGAGGGTTTGACCGGACGCTGTTACTGGGAGGTGATCTGGACGGGTCTGTACGGGGTGGACGTTGCGGTGGCCTACAAAGACATCAAGAGAACTGGAGACAGGGATGACAGCGGATTCGGATACAACAGATACTCGTGGAGTTTGGACTGTTCTGAATTCAGATGTGCGCTGGTGCATGATAACACAGAGACAGCGATGACAGGAGCGGTGTCTCACAGGATCGGCGTGTATCTGGATCACAGGGCAGGACTTCTGTCGTTCTACAGCATCACAGACACCATGACGCTCTTACACAGAGTCCACAACCACTTCACACAACCCCTTTATCCAGGATTCGGCCTCTTTCAGGGATCATCGCTGATATTGTCTGGGCCAGAATTTATCGCAATGCCACAAAAAAGTCAAATGAAGAAGTAA